The sequence below is a genomic window from Cucumis melo cultivar AY chromosome 5, USDA_Cmelo_AY_1.0, whole genome shotgun sequence.
AGGAGGAGCACAGAAAGGCAATAGTCACGACAAAGAGGTATATAGATCTAAACTGTACAAAACTGCTTAGAAATTGAGTCCCAGTTGCCTTCATAGCACTGGTGCATTTACTTTCTTTCTAAAAATCAGAAATCAATCAGTTCAGTTGCTTTTTGATTCATTTGAAGTCATGTGAATTGTGGCCTATACTATAGGATAAggataaaatattaaaagtttATCTAACTTCTTCATACCATTACATTACCCTCTAGAAATTATTCTAGCTAAACTAAACATTAAGGGAAGAAAAAGCACTTCTGTAATGAAGGTTGAAATTGTGGAAATTGAAATAATTGCAATCACAGCCTTAAAATTTTCAGATAGGAAGATGATTCTACACAGAAACGAAACATGTCAGTCATGAGTCCCATGACCAAACTTGTAAAGAGATGAACAATATGTGATAATCAGCACATGCTAAGGGATAGAAACAGTAAACAATAGGTGATATGtctaacttagaacaacataaTACTGTTAAGCAAAAAAACCCATCATTAATCATTCAACTTCTGCAACTAGAAATCCAAATATAGCCGACCCCCACCATGTTAAacttaaaaaacaaaagaaaaagaccCAACATTATTTAGGCACATTGCTGAATACATAATTTTCGCTGTATAACCATAACCAACCAAATATGTAAACAATAAACCAAGATAGAAATTCACGATTCCTTGATTTGTTAGCACTAATTCCGAAATCCCAATATTGTAATTCTCTGAAAACCTCAAAAAACTAATCTGATAACAGAAAATTTAGATAGTTGATGAAAACCAATGATAAAAACGTAAAAATGCAGAAAGCGAGAGTAAAAATGGAGGAAGAAAAAACCCCTGAAATGGAAAGCTAACCAAGAAGGCTTTGTATCCCAGACGGAGTCATATTCGAAAGAGTGGTAATTCAAGTATCCATCCATATCATCGACGACCCCATTTTCATCTAGAAACTGAGAATCGTTATCGATGCGTGATTGCTTCCCGAAAACCAAAGTTTTGGTGCGGAATTTTGTGCATTTGGGAGTAAAAGAAAGGAGTTGAGAAGAAGCAGCGAAGTTAGAAAGAAGGGTTTGTGTTGAAGAAGGAAAATGGTAGGATGGTAGAGAAGTTGCAAGGAGTAGAGAAAGGGCTCCCATAGAATTGGGTTTTTGTATTACAACTTTCAAGTAGTGTGGTGATTATGGACTATGGAGACATGGAGCTGAGACGCCGAAGTTGCCATTGGGGACTTCCAGTTAGCTTAATTAACATAGGATAAAATTCATGGCCCACGAAATATGAGACACCCACTCACCCGCAGCTCATAAATTTCTTTTACAAGTACACTTATTTATGGGCTTCTTCAAAAAAGGAATAAGAAACAAaggaacaaaaaaaatcaaggGGATGATCGTAATTCCACTCAACTCATCTCGAGAGAGAGATTTTAAAACATACTATGAACTTGTCTCATGTATTCTTGTTGTCTGAACAAAATAACagagttgatgatgaaaaaCCACAAATCTTGACCAATCGAAACAACAAGAGAATTATTACCAATTGAAATAACATCATTTTTTCGAAATGTTAATCGTGATCAAGTAGAGACAATGACAAAGGAAGAAATAGTTATTATTTTTGTGGGGTTGTTCTATTAAtccaaatttaaaaagaaaaaaaaaacacacacacacacgaaATGATGATGGTAAGGGAAAAGCTTCACAAAATAAGATCACATAGAGGGAAAGCTCCACAAAATAAGAATCCAAAAGGTGATGAAGAAGTCTGCTACCAATGTGGTATGACTAGACATTTGTCATGCTTTTGTCATACATCTTAAAACACTTAGTTGATTTATATTAAGCTTTtctatcaaagaaaaaaaatagaaaaatatataagtTAATTTTGTCTATCAGGATAATGATATATTTGATCAATGTAATTTGACTAATTTGGATGTGACAAATTTCTTTGAAATTCCGGAAGAGAAGATCAACACATGAGTTTATTGAAcaacaaatgtttttttttttttgacattgTTGAACATAAAAGTAAATACGACACCAAGTTCTGCAAATCTGATTGAAGACATTAGAAAATCAGTTGTTCTTTTGTCTAAAGAAACAAACTTTTTCTATATTAAAAAGGTATTATTTTCTAGTCAATCAAAGAGAAATCTATTGAGTTTTAAAGATAATTGTTACAATGGTTATCATATTGAGACTAATAGAAAGATTAAGATAGAATATTTTTATATTCTCTACTATCTCAAATGAAACATGTATAGAAAAGTTGTATATGCTTTATCTTCtagattatattatattcataaaCGAGTAATTGAAACGTATACAAAAATGAACTTGAAATTCATGAATTCAAATATATTTGTTATGGTATGAAAGATTAGGTGATCTGGggtcaataatgatgagaagaCTTATTGAGAATTTCAATGGACACCTATTAAAGAACAAAAAGATTCTTCTATCTAATGAATTAAAATGTAATGATTACTCTCAAgccaaattaataattaaacaatTACCAATCaaaataggaattgaatcatGTATATTTTTAGAACGAATTCAATATGATATATGTGGACTGACTCATCAAGTGAGCATTTAAGTATTTTTATGGTATTAGTAGACAAAATCTTACATTTTCTAGATTATTTGCTCAAATAATTAAGTTAAGAGAACATTTTCCTGATTATCCAATTAAAAACATTTGCTTTGATAATGCTGGTAAATTTACGTCCTAAACATTTGATAGTTATTTTATGTCCTGAACATTTGCAATTAATTACTAGGTCATTGCACGTTACATCACTTGTACGTATTAGGTCGACAACTTATCACAAGTACTCACCATTACAATTAGCATATGATTGTGagccaaatatttctcatttgagaATTTTATTGATGCGTAATATATGTTCTTATTGCTCCACCATAATGCATTAAAATGAGACCTCAAAGGAGACTAGAAATATATGTTGTATTCGATTCTTCATCAATTATTAAGTATCTTGAGCCCCTAACGGGTAATGTATTTACTATAAGATTTACTCATTGTCATTTGAATAAGACAAAATTTCTAACATTAGGGAGAGAAATTCAGAAGttggaaaaaagaaattacaCGAAATCATTCATTATCGTCTCATTTAGATTATTGTACAAATGAATGTGAACTTgaagttcaaaaaataattcatttgcAAAATATATAGCAAATCGATTATCAGATGAATTTATAGATGCAAAGAAAGTAACTAATTCACATATATCAATTGCAAATGTGCCATAGAAAATTGATATCTCAACACATCAAATTGTCATTTATGAATATGGAATACGCCATCAGCGTGGTAGACCAGTAGGTTTCAAAGATACAAAtccttgaaaagaaaaatagtcaaTAATCAAAATGACATGGTTGGGTATATAATTACATGTAAAGAAATCCTTGACATGACTAGTAAAGAATGTAAAATATCTAAAGATAATAATAAGATTTCAATAAACTATATGTCATGACAGAAAAAAGATGGAATCAGAATAATATAATTAGTAACATTTTTGCATATAATGTTGCTCTTTGTATTATATCTGAAAATGAGGATCTTGAACCAaaatttgttgaaaaatgtCGACAAAGAAATATTGGTCTTTATGGAAAGAAGGAATTGAAGCATAATTAAACTCATTTTCAAAACGTCAATTGTTGAGATTAGCAGTCTAAACATTAGAAGGTGTCAAACTTATGAAATACAAATGAGTAATttgtgagaaaaagaaataaaattaataagGTAACAAGATATAAAGCATGACTTGGTTGCACGTGGTTTTTCACAGAGACCTATTATTGACTATGAAAGACATATTTTCAAGTGGTGGATGCAATCACATTAAGATTTTTAATTGGTCTGACTCTGTATGAAAATCTAGTTAAGCATCTTATGGATGTGGACACAACATATTTATATGGATCGGATCTCTTGATAATGATATTTATATCAAAGTCCTAAAAGAATTTAAGataccaaaaatatataaagTAAGTTTCCGGGAACTATATTCGATAAAGTTAAAtagatcattatatggattggGTAATTGGTACAATCATTTGAGTAgatatttattgaaagaattATGTCAAAATAATACAATATGTCCATATGTTTTCACAAAGAAACCACATTTATAATTTGCTATTATAATTGTATATGtttctaattttaattaatataattaaaactCTTGAAGAGTTTTTAAAGACaatagaatatttttttaaaaaaatatagatgaagggtcttgaaaaaataaaattttcggCTTTCAAATAGAACACTTAGCAGATGAAATATTTGTTCATTAGTCAACTTGTACataaattttttgaattttttttttatgaataaaACACATCTATTGAACATTCGAATGCAATTTCGTTCACTAGATgtgaagaaatatatatttcgACCTCTAGATGAAAATTGAGAACTTCTTAGTTCAGAAGTATCATATCTTACTTGCTAATACTACAAGACCATGTATTGTAGTTTCAGTAAATTTATCAGCTATATATAgtttattttcaataaaaagaCATTGAAACGGAATTAAGCATATACTATGTTATCTCCGAGGAACAATTGATATTGAGGttgttttatttaaataaatcaaagtttgatttaattAGTTTTGCATATTCTAAATATTTATCTGATCCATACAAAACTAGATCTCAAACAGACAACCTATTCACATATGGAGTAACTGAAACATATCATAACAACCACTTCAAATCATCATGTTGAAAGACTTGCGATGTATGAGGCAAGTCGATAATGTGTATGGCTAAGATCAATGACTCAGCAAATTTGCGGTATACATGACTTGTCTTCTAGTAAAAATATTCTAACAATACCATACAAATACAACACGATGTGTATAACTCAAATCAAGAAGGTTATAttgaaagaaataaaacaaaacatatttcaccaattttttttttttacactcatgatcttgaagaaaatgatCATAGTACAATAAATTTGTTCGACAAATAACTTGGTAAAACTTATTTACAAAACCATTACCTACACAACATTTGAAAAATTGGTGCACAACATTAAAATGTGACGACTTAGAGATCTAAACGATATTTTCATAAGGGAGAGTAAACTATAATTTTGTAGGTGTATAAAtgatatgaaatccaatttttttttctataactaGGATTTTAGTACAGATTTCTTTCCTTGACTGGATTTTTTCCATTGGTTTTTTTCTCGTAGGATTTTAATGAGGCTTATTTTATATACGTAATGGACATGTAAGGGAGAATCTTATAAATATTATTGAATAGATGCCCATTATGCTTAGTGTCAAAATGCTACGTGTCACTTCTTCCACATCACATCTACATTGCCTCGGATCTTAAAGATACTAACTCTTGTGTCTTTGTAATCTACTTCTTGTTTGCCAAATTGTCTATAAATAACATCATTTAGTAAGTTTTGTGTTACAAATATCCGTGGAAATTCCACTAACATTTGAGATAGTGGATTTTAGaagatttttttataattttttattttcttaattattttaatattatagtttttCTATATCCATATTCCTATTATGCTTCATTTTTACCATAGGATCATACTTATGGTATAAAGTAATAGCCAATTAGGCTATGGAATTTTTTTCCTAGATTTGCAATCTTTTTGGCTCATTTGGTGCATGCAACGCAATGGGCTCTATTTGGGCTTCAAAATTCGTTTAACTTTCTAGTGGCCCATATTGAAGAAGAAGCCGCAAGTGGTTGAGCCCAAGGACCTTATTGGGCTCAAACTCTGTTCCCTaaacctttctttctttctttctttctttctttaatcaACTGCTCAAACTCAACCATCACCTCACTCACATTCACCGTCAATTCCTTGCCGTTTccgaaaaaggaaaaagaaaaacaatcaaTTGTGTCGAAGAATCGAAGCAATGTCATCCATTGTTATGCCTTGAGGATTTTACTCACGTCGCATTCCCAAGAACCAAGAAGAAAACAAGACAAGAACCACTCGAAATGGGTCTGAATGAAAATACAATCCCAACCCATTTTTTGTTTGTCTGCTTCCCCAACCCCTCCCCTCTCTGTTTCtttaatcataaaaaaaattttttGTTCCCATATCCCAATACCCCAGATTGTCGAACACTTAGCCGTATCAATTGAAACTGCCACACAGAGACAGCCAACAATGCCAACCCATTTCAGATGGAACTCTCGCGGTGGGCTTCACATGCCTCCCATTTCCATATCACTACTGGTCAGTGCTTATCGAATCCATTGATTTTGTTCTTACATTCTTTCTGTCGTTTCCTTAACCATTTTGTGGTTAACACTTGCTTATACAATTTCTGATTTGCCATTCTGATTGTTAATTTAGATAATAATCCCTTCATTCTTTTAATATAAGATGTTGAGTTTTGTGTAAATTTATGCTGGAATTATACTGTCTACAATAACATCTTATGATGTCTAGACAAACCCAAGACTAGATCTTGTTGTCTTTACTCAACATTGATTACCCAAAAATTATATGTCTAGATAACATTCTTATACGAAGTGGTATTAGAACTATATGGGCTTTGTGATTACGTCatcttttttttgaaaatgaaatcaATCATATCAACCTACAGATTTGCAATGTCTGGATTAGATATTTTGGGTAATTGGTCTTTAGTTGATAACAATTCATATGTCTCGATCAATGTGGTAATCAGCACTATGGGGGAGAAGAGATTCGATGGGGAAGGTGAGAATAAAAGTGCACCAAATCCCACAGTTACTCTGTAGATGTATTGAGATTATATTAAATGAATTAACGTCTGAAACTTTTGGTGAATTGATTTGGATGACAAGATATTAGAAGTTCAGATTCCTAActtatcatttttcttctttatttgatttgatagaAGAGTGTTGAAAAAATATTGAACTTGATCATTCGTCTGACAACTTAGatccctttttctatttttgagaATCATGCTTCTTTTCTTATATTTCTTTATTATGACGTTGAAAacattagaattttttttagctcaatttaaataaaaaaaccaaattcttaaAAGCAGTTTTTTTCTAGCTTCCCAAATAAGtttggatattgaaaccaaatttaaaacaaaagttACAGAACAAACAAACTTAGGGATGAACCAACAGTTGcaaacttaatttttaaaaataaaaaactaaattattattaaatgtaCTTTTATCTTTCAAAATTAATGGTTATTTAAGAGGACTTAAATCGTATGAACAAACTTTATCTTTGACTGACAATAGTATAGTTTTTGGTTCCAAAGTGTAGAGTCATGACATTCTTTCTTTTGAGCCAACTAAAATTATGTCAACGttagattttatttaataatcattttgtttttaaaaattatgttttttttcacacaattaattaatcttatggtattcaaattttctttttaaacacaaaacgattttctttttaaacacAAAACAAGTATTTAAAACTATCTTTTTAGTTTTGACTTTGGGCTTATATTTCCAAAATACTCCTGAAATGTgacaaacaaaatataaaagtgAGTGGATAGAAATGGTAGTTAACAAACCGGTCTTAGTTTAAGCTCTACAGTTGTTAGTAGCACCTTCTCCACTGGTGCATACTTTGACTTTCTACTCCATTTTGCAGGAGAAACTTCAAATCAAAAAGGCACATGGAAGCTCAACCACAAACCTAGTCAACCTACCTGTGTATTGGGAGGTACTAATTCCATTGTActtaataatagtaataatgaaaGGAAAGAAGTTTACAGGAGGGAATACCAAGTATATGTTAATGCTATTTTCCACATTCGGAAGCCTAATCTTAGAGAATATATCTgaatgtatgtgtatatatgaaTTTATAGGTTTTGAGAAATTCCATTTAACCAAAACACTTCACGTGTTTGTATGTGACACCTTGTCTGCCATTGTTTCATAAGGTAGACTGTAAACAGGAAAAAACTATTACAacagaaaaattaaagaaactCCCCTTCCAAACAATTCTATGTGGTTTGCAAAACAAATCCCCACTATCTTATATTACTGCAACCTACAATCTACCTTATCCTATCGACTACTAGCCCCATTTGTTTAGAAGCAATTCGAATCAATATCAATTGATCGAGTTGTCTCACATTAAATCACTGTCAAAGCGGCAATG
It includes:
- the LOC103491324 gene encoding uncharacterized protein LOC103491324 isoform X1 codes for the protein MGALSLLLATSLPSYHFPSSTQTLLSNFAASSQLLSFTPKCTKFRTKTLVFGKQSRIDNDSQFLDENGVVDDMDGYLNYHSFEYDSVWDTKPSWCQPWTITLTGLLVIASSWVAIKSVAVTAVILTLICLWWYIFLYSYPKAYSEMIAERRRKVSDGLEDTFGVKRTQ
- the LOC103491324 gene encoding uncharacterized protein LOC103491324 isoform X2, with the translated sequence MGALSLLLATSLPSYHFPSSTQTLLSNFAASSQLLSFTPKCTKFRTKTLVFGKQSRIDNDSQFLDENGVVDDMDGYLNYHSFEYDSVWDTKPSWCQPWTITLTGLLVIASSWVAIKSVAVTAVILTLICLWWYIFLYSYPKNHL